Genomic DNA from Solanum dulcamara chromosome 4, daSolDulc1.2, whole genome shotgun sequence:
ATACATGTTAAATGTATAAATACAGAATTTACATATACTCACCGTGTTAACATATTGACAAGcgaatatacaaacaaaaatattcatagcaaaCGAAACTATATCTATGGAGAGTAATTAGGCAAACTAAAACTAAGGAGCATAATTAAGATACTTATAATAGTTATTTGTAAAATTTCAACGTACTGCATGGTTTATTAAGAAAAGAAGCGTTTGTCAACAGTAGAAATTTTAGGATGCATGGGGCAACTCGATTCTTGATTTCGCTGGAAATCTTCCTTCAGCTAACAACTTTCACACAGAACTGGCTTTATTTCATGGATTCCAACTAGCTTATCAGCGACATTATATGCCACTGGAAATTTAATCTGGACACAAAGTTGAgataaaagtgacttaacatTTCTTACAAAGGTCTTCTGCATGACTGTACATCCTTGATCACTGAGCCCTTGGTGGAGCAAAACAAAGTGACAAATGACCTTGCAAAACACGGACGCACAGCCGTGGCCATTGGTTAATCCCCTTCTCTAAATGGCAATATGATCATGTAATAGATAGCGCTCCCTGTATTACCTTTCCTTAGATAATATGATAGAAATCCTTAGACcataagaaaaaaattggaaGGAAAAAGAAGCCTAACATCAATTGTTACTAGTGTTTCCTCCAATATCTGATATGGCCAATTTCCTAGTCACTTGAAACAATGCCGATTGAAACTGCCAAACCAAAGATGTATACTCCGGAAAAATTTGGATGCAGGATTCCAGAAATCCCCTCAGCCAGAGTCATAGTAATATGGTGACAAAGTGATAATATAATAGTAGAAGTTAATATTAAGCTCCATCATCAAAATAAAGTAAAGCTAGACTGGGAGATGGAGGTCAACTTTTTCTTTAACATTATCAATACTGCAATAATCTAAAACAAAAGTAGAGATCTTTTGAAAGTAAACAAACATTGCAAAGTCAATAGAAAAGAAACAGaacccttttcttttcttaaagaTGAGGCAAAACTAAGTGACTAGTAAGTAAATGCCATCCCAAAAGCCCAGACAGCAGCGGGAGGAGTGTATGCCTATAAAGCTAATTAAAcacaaaaagaagaaacaaggaCTCATTTTGATGCTTCAGGACTACCTAGTCATAAAATGCCTCTTGGAGGCAACCTATGATTCAGACACTACTTTTGAATGGCCTTGAATTAATTGATAGGTTTTTGGTGAGAGAAACTAGAGATGCAGTTGGATCAGCAGAGTTGGTCTTCAGCTCCTCCTCAAGTACCTTGTCTCCTCCTTTGAATTGCTTCTGCACCATATCAACATTAAATTATAACATATTTTGATTTCACTACAAATGTTGTCgcaacaatttttttcttattaagtAAACAGAAATATCTGAGACATGAAGTATCCAATTAAAGCTGCACTAAAAAGTTGATTATCTAAACGCACAAGATGGAGAAACTCACAAGACTAGACTGGCATTCTTGAATACACATCGTTCCATTATGTGTAAGTATAATAAATGAGTGAGTTTTAAGTCTGATAGCTCGAAATCTGTAATAGTTGCATCAGTTCGCAGTATAGATTTTAGTCAATAACTGACATTTTCTTCTAGATGACACCTATTGATTACTTTACAAATTTTCTTTGGTCAGAAACGTTTTACAACTTACAAAGCACAGCAATAATGATAACTACCTAAGCACTTGAtatcacaaaaaataatttttttggtcgGAAACCTTTTATAACGCACTCAAAACTTGTGTAACGGGATAATTTGATTCATGAATACTTTtagaaatatcattttctcattcTAACAGTTTGATGAAGTGTTTGGAGGAAAAAGTTACCAACCAAGATAGTGTTTCACTTGGTTGGTTGCCAGCAGAGCATGCTCCACACATgagaaattgaaaaagagagGTTTCCATATTGCCTCTTGGTGCTCTCTCTGTAAATGAAACTGAGGAAACCAACAACCACCCGTTCCTCCATTGCAGAGTGAACACACAATTATGGAACCTTTTTCTGGGACTAACACATACAGAATGGATTATGACTGAGCATACAGCAGTTCTACATAGTTGCTGGATCAGTAGAGGGGGGGGGAGAAAATCTAAGAAAAAGTGATGGGAGTATAATACCATAATGCATTGGTGGTCtgtttggaaagaaagaaatagcAGATGCTTTGAAAACAAGGCTAATTCAATAGAGAAAGTCAAATCTTGACTACTTTCAATTTTTGGTGCAAAGAAGAAGGGATAGAAGAAGCTGCTGCACAAATTTGGATTTTACAGGCACTTTGTAATCTATTAGTCTTTTTGTTTTCTCTTGTTGGGAACCAATTTTTGGACTTTGGAGGTCTCCAGCATATCCTTAATGCTGAGGAATACCACTTttatctttctcaaaaaaaaaaaaaagtttgataAATTGTCTAATTTAAAGTGAAGAATAGCTACTATAACTTTTTTATGAAGTGTGTGGTACAAACATACACAAGTGTCCACAGCTTTTAAGGAAACATGAGGTATCTTGGCTAAAATGCAGAGCTGCATCACTTTTTGAAGATTATATAAATGCACAAGGAGGAGAAACTCACAAGAGAATCAGCTTTCTCGAATACATCAGCTTGAATAGCTGGTTTTGAACTCCTTTTAGCCTTGAGCAATTTCTCACGCTTCTCATAGAAGTTGAAATCATCCAATATAGATGTCTTCTCTGAATAACTCTTAAGTATGTTAAGCATTTCCAAACCTTCCTTCAACCCAATCTGGAATGACAGCATCCTCATTAGAtctcaacttataattaagaaTCGACACGGGAATTGAGAGGTGGGAACATATTTACAGAGAAAACAGTAACTTCAAACTAATATTCTGCCATTCCAATCAGAGGCATAGACTGAACTAAATATTAAAACACCTTGTATAGGAATAGCCAAAAATGGTAAAGCAAAAACTGAACTATACCTCCTGAGTATCTCTGCTATAGGTTACAGGTCTATTATCATTGTTTTCGAGGATGATGTGCCTGAACTGTGTGTTAGGGACATctttaactatgtgccacttcAGTGGGAAGAACCCACTCCACTTATCAAGCTGCCAAAAGTCCATGTTTCTGTTGAAGTCAACCTGCCCAACCATCTCAGCTACACCTAAAAACTGTCCACTTCCATTAACCTGAAAAATCAAGAGAAAAAACTCGAACTTTTATACTGAGCATCTATGTAAGACACGTCCACGCCCACAAATGGAAAAATCAAGTTCAGGTGTAATAATTTCTCAGCAAAAGGAAAAAATACGAGACAGGATAACTTACAGAAAAGAAGAGGAACACTGGACAGCTTGAACCAGTACCAATTGCTTTAGCCTCAGCTTCAAGGAAGGCAGTGTCCAATTTCTTGTTTCCATTTGGAGTACTTGACCACACATCATATTTGACACACTTGTGAATATCATCTTCACTGTATGACTTGATGATGTAAAACTTTGCATTATCGTACTGAGTCTTAAAATCCTCTTTGTTATACTTCTCCCTCTGAATAGTTGGCACAAGCTGATCCTCCTCAGCAGATGGTTTCGAAGGGACGCTTCTGCTGTTAGCGCGGGGGCCACGGGGTAACTCATTTGTTGCCTCAAACACACCATTTCTGGTAAAATTTCCCCGTGGTTTGACTCTGTAGTTCCCATTCCACATTCTACTGTTTGTTTGACAGTTGATGTTATCATAAGGCATGAAAAACCCTTGATTTTGACTGGTGTATGATGGATAGTCCCCAACCAGATGAAACCCCTTCATCAGGCCTCCGGACTGGACATCAGACTGACACTGCCAAGACAGGGATAAAACTTGTCAAGAGAAAAATGAGAGGAAACAAACTCTTTCAAAGTCATCACAAGATAAaacagtaaaaaataaaaacttaaaaGAGCCCTTTTCCATCTAAAGTGAAAGAAGACATTTTAGCATAGATGTTCCCATTCAACATTAGCAAAGAAAGCCATCTATATAGCGTCAACCTTCAGAGGAAAATTAAACAGACCTTGTTCACTGGATTGAAAGGCTGAGCTTGATGGACAGACTTTGGCGGATTTGACATCGCAGTAGATGGTCGACTCTTTGGGTTAAAAAGTACCGCCGAGTTTTTGCTTGAGAAAGAACTATTTGTTTTTGTGGAATTAAAACCATTTGACTTAACTGAACCATTTCGTCCAAAAGTTGATTTAACGTTCCCGGATTTGGGAGCAGCACCATTGGTGATATCAGCACAGTACGCCGAACCCCATGAATAACATGGCATGGAATCTGAACCATATGAGACAGGTTGCTGAAGATATCCAGACGATAGATAGGGCTGCTTCCCATCACCTCCCACATATCCAGCACTGTAAGGATTATAGCCAGGCATATAGTAGAGAAGGGAACCATTATCTGATTGAACACCCTGACAATCAACAGATTGTGTTTAAGTTATCAGACAACAAAGCAATTTAAGATAACACACCCATTATTGAAGTAAAACCTACCGCATTAAAGTAAGCTTGCTCGTCTAACTGATTATAAGTCCCATTATATCCTGCaaaaaacaaattcaaattacACTATCATCCAACAAGTTATAGTTAATTGCAAGCAATcacatacatatctacagatCAAACTTTAATGAAGGAGTAAAGAAGCAGATAAAATAAAACAGTCAATCATGGCCCAAAACTCTATCAAACCACATCTATACTGTCCCACGATTGCATTCTTTGTTCCAGTAATAGTTCCGTCTACTTCTGCCAAATCCTCCTAGTCCTTTTTACATAAAATTCTTGGTAGCGTGGAGAACTACCTAATTCCTTACCCAGTATAAAGAGCTCAACACCCCTCCTCCCCCCACCCCCACTCCCActcccacccccaccccctaaAGCAGGGTTTCAATTGCTTGCTTTATAtttctacttccataagcttTATATTTAcaatgaatagacaaaacaataatttgaaaatatcaAATGTGCCACAATTCATAAACAAGTATCAAAGGATGTAGGAATATCCCTCTAAAGAGTATTAATAAAACATGTCCTTAAGATGTAGTTTATCATAAGTCAGCCCTAGTACAATGTAACAAACTTGGGCTGATATGCATTCTTCTCGGCATCTGTGGCAACTCTGTCTGAGAAGCTCATCACCCTCAAGTTTGCCTACTACTTCACAATTAATGGAATGACAAGAAAACAGCAATGTCTTACAATATTTAGCTCTATTTATATTACACAAACACACACTTCTCATAAAGTTAACAAGTTCCAACCAAGATTTTCCAATGCATTTATATAAGGAAAAGAATCATGTGGTGGCCATAATTAGTTTATGGCCAATAAAAAAAGTTGTGGCATATTTTTTTCTATGGTCTTTCTCCAACATGAGTTAAATAGGAGCTGGTCCGAAAAGTAAAGGAACAATGACAAAACCAATTTAGTATCTAACCTGGGTAGTAGTAATCGCAATAGCTAGTAGGTGGATAATAAGCACCTTGCTCTGCAGCTGGTGGTTGATGAATTTCACCCTTGATGCCAGTCACAGCTCCCAAAGAAGACACCGAGTCAGAAGCTTTTCCATCTTTTTTTGAAACCTGTACATGTTTGTGTTTTACTGAAAATcagaaaaggaaaaatgaaggaaaatgtCTGAAGTACATAAAATGAAGCAATGAGTGCTAGCATAAAATGATGATAgcatgataataataaatattggtAAGAGAGCAGATGAGTGCTCCAGCGTAAAAACAAGCTCTACTAGTGGGAAAAGAGAAGTCGCCAGACTACCTACTGTCTTCCCTAATCCTTGACTTCCATACTTTCATATCTAGGTCAAATACTTATCGGTGAGTTGAAGATGTGTCATGTCCTATGTAATCACCTCTCCTCAATTCTTTCTCGTTCTACCTCACCTCTCCTTAGACATATGAGGAACCTACATGCTATTTAGCAAAAATTAGTCACATACAGCAATCTTAATAACTATTTTTCCGGTAAAGTAACATATTTTTACATTCAACAATCTCAGGACCACAAATATAGCATGTCACAATAAGAGAAAGAAATGAGTTGCAGCATACCAAATCCTTCTCAATCAGTTTGGTAGAGGAGTCAGATTTCAGTCCTGGAGCAACAGCTTCAGCTTGAAAAAGTTAAGTCATGACAAAATAGTCAATAGTATAATAAATCTGAGTTCAAGACTTGACAAAACAACTAGGTACGTACAAAAAGAAGACATTTTCAACTTGAAAATCCAGATTCTACATAGGGTGAGATAAATTCAAGCAGCATTATAGTCTATTTTAAAACAAGCGTTTATAGTCTTATACACAGTAGACATTGGTTCATCACACATCTGATGCCAGCACATGCACCTAAATCTAGGGCAATAAATGTTTCCAATGATAGTATAATAATTTAGCATGTCCCTTTGCAATTTCAATCCCCACATGGGAACTTGAGTAgataaaaaaggaagaaaataagaGATCAAAGCTGTTTACTCAAACcgccttttttattttaatcggGGATCAAAGCTGTTTACTGAAAATACATTTTGAAGTGTTCGGATTTCATAGATTCCACTATGGAAACTGTGGTTGGACACATCTTTGAGAatgaaaattcatatattattcCCAGTCGCTTCCCAACATTCTAAAATCTGCTCATTATCAAGAAAATCATACTGTGGAATAGTCCAGTCCTCAATTTCCAACCACATGACAGATAAAAAATTGGGACATTATACACATATTAAGAACCATGT
This window encodes:
- the LOC129885897 gene encoding YTH domain-containing protein ECT1-like isoform X3 — encoded protein: MAGEKIIEKPEAVAPGLKSDSSTKLIEKDLVSKKDGKASDSVSSLGAVTGIKGEIHQPPAAEQGYNGTYNQLDEQAYFNAGVQSDNGSLLYYMPGYNPYSAGYVGGDGKQPYLSSGYLQQPVSYGSDSMPCYSWGSAYCADITNGAAPKSGNVKSTFGRNGSVKSNGFNSTKTNSSFSSKNSAVLFNPKSRPSTAMSNPPKSVHQAQPFNPVNKCQSDVQSGGLMKGFHLVGDYPSYTSQNQGFFMPYDNINCQTNSRMWNGNYRVKPRGNFTRNGVFEATNELPRGPRANSRSVPSKPSAEEDQLVPTIQREKYNKEDFKTQYDNAKFYIIKSYSEDDIHKCVKYDVWSSTPNGNKKLDTAFLEAEAKAIGTGSSCPVFLFFSVNGSGQFLGVAEMVGQVDFNRNMDFWQLDKWSGFFPLKWHIVKDVPNTQFRHIILENNDNRPVTYSRDTQEIGLKEGLEMLNILKSYSEKTSILDDFNFYEKREKLLKAKRSSKPAIQADVFEKADSLKQFKGGDKVLEEELKTNSADPTASLVSLTKNLSINSRPFKSSV
- the LOC129885897 gene encoding YTH domain-containing protein ECT1-like isoform X2 — protein: MAGEKIIEKPVAPGLKSDSSTKLIEKDLVSKKDGKASDSVSSLGAVTGIKGEIHQPPAAEQGAYYPPTSYCDYYYPGYNGTYNQLDEQAYFNAGVQSDNGSLLYYMPGYNPYSAGYVGGDGKQPYLSSGYLQQPVSYGSDSMPCYSWGSAYCADITNGAAPKSGNVKSTFGRNGSVKSNGFNSTKTNSSFSSKNSAVLFNPKSRPSTAMSNPPKSVHQAQPFNPVNKCQSDVQSGGLMKGFHLVGDYPSYTSQNQGFFMPYDNINCQTNSRMWNGNYRVKPRGNFTRNGVFEATNELPRGPRANSRSVPSKPSAEEDQLVPTIQREKYNKEDFKTQYDNAKFYIIKSYSEDDIHKCVKYDVWSSTPNGNKKLDTAFLEAEAKAIGTGSSCPVFLFFSVNGSGQFLGVAEMVGQVDFNRNMDFWQLDKWSGFFPLKWHIVKDVPNTQFRHIILENNDNRPVTYSRDTQEIGLKEGLEMLNILKSYSEKTSILDDFNFYEKREKLLKAKRSSKPAIQADVFEKADSLKQFKGGDKVLEEELKTNSADPTASLVSLTKNLSINSRPFKSSV
- the LOC129885897 gene encoding YTH domain-containing protein ECT1-like isoform X1: MAGEKIIEKPEAVAPGLKSDSSTKLIEKDLVSKKDGKASDSVSSLGAVTGIKGEIHQPPAAEQGAYYPPTSYCDYYYPGYNGTYNQLDEQAYFNAGVQSDNGSLLYYMPGYNPYSAGYVGGDGKQPYLSSGYLQQPVSYGSDSMPCYSWGSAYCADITNGAAPKSGNVKSTFGRNGSVKSNGFNSTKTNSSFSSKNSAVLFNPKSRPSTAMSNPPKSVHQAQPFNPVNKCQSDVQSGGLMKGFHLVGDYPSYTSQNQGFFMPYDNINCQTNSRMWNGNYRVKPRGNFTRNGVFEATNELPRGPRANSRSVPSKPSAEEDQLVPTIQREKYNKEDFKTQYDNAKFYIIKSYSEDDIHKCVKYDVWSSTPNGNKKLDTAFLEAEAKAIGTGSSCPVFLFFSVNGSGQFLGVAEMVGQVDFNRNMDFWQLDKWSGFFPLKWHIVKDVPNTQFRHIILENNDNRPVTYSRDTQEIGLKEGLEMLNILKSYSEKTSILDDFNFYEKREKLLKAKRSSKPAIQADVFEKADSLKQFKGGDKVLEEELKTNSADPTASLVSLTKNLSINSRPFKSSV